Genomic window (Streptococcus porcinus):
GCGGGTAGTTTTAATCTTGATTCAATATAATATTCCGATAGTCTATTTTGAGGCATCTATTCATAACAATATCTTGACGGCCACTAGCCCTTAAAAGCTTTTCAGCTTCCTGACTTTGGAGACCTAATTGTGCCCAAAAAACCTTTGCGTCCGTTTCGATAAAATCCTCTGCAACTTGCGGCAAAGCTTCACTGCGTCTAAAAACATCAACAATATCAATAGATATGGGAATGTCTTGTAAGCTTGCATAAACTTTTTGTCCTAAAACGGTTTGACCAGCTAGTTTAGGGTTGACGGGGATTATCTGATAATCCATTGCCTGCAAAAACTTAGCAACACCATAAGCAGCCGTTTCAGGTCGATCTGAAAGTCCAACAACAGCAATTGTTTTAGCCTGGCTAAGGTAGGTTTTTAGTATTGCTTCTGGTGGATTTTGAAAGGTGTAAGTCATTGATTCCCCATTTCCCTATCATAAGTGATCTTTACAATCACTGTCAGTACAATTTCCCTTTCATTATAACATAAAAATATTAGATCGCTAAAAAAACTTTAAACCCTAGACTCTTCAAGGCTTATTTGGCTTCATACCATGATTGGCCTGAATTCTCGTCCGCACGTAAGGGTACCGCCAAGTCAACAGCATCTTCCATTATTTCCTTGACCAGTTGCCGAACAGCAACTAATTCTTGATTGGGCACCTCAAGGACAATTTCATCATGCACTTGAAGTAACATTTTAGCCT
Coding sequences:
- a CDS encoding CoA-binding protein, translated to MTYTFQNPPEAILKTYLSQAKTIAVVGLSDRPETAAYGVAKFLQAMDYQIIPVNPKLAGQTVLGQKVYASLQDIPISIDIVDVFRRSEALPQVAEDFIETDAKVFWAQLGLQSQEAEKLLRASGRQDIVMNRCLKIDYRNIILNQD